AGCTTCAATGGCTTCCATAAAACCTTCGGGACCACACATATAAAAAATAGGGTCTTCAGGGCTTTGCCATAAAAGGTAAAGTCTTTCTAAAATGGTGGTTCCAAGTCTTCCCGAAGAGACATTCTCCCAATCTGGAGTCTGCCCCGTAAACACCCACTTCACGCTGAAACGCGGACAGGTCTCTTCTAATTGTTTTAATGTGGACTTAAAAATAACTGAAGCTTCGTCTTTGTTGGAATAAATCAAAGTGACTCGTGGTGCTCCTTGCTTAAGCAAAGAACGAATCATGGAATATATGGGGGTAATTCCACTTCCTGCTGCAAATAAAATATGATGACGATCTAAAGATCCTGGCGTAAACATCCCCACTGGCGGGGTTACAATCAAGCTCTCTCCCTCTTGGACTTGATCTACAAGGTATGTGGACATCTTACCCTGTGGGACCTTTTTTAAAGTCACCGACAAGGTGTCATCCACCTCTGGTGATGAACTTAAGGAATAACTGCGCACCACTTTTTCACCATTGATGTCAGCTTGAATACCCACAAACTGACCGGCCTTATATTTTAAAAACTTTTCGCGAGCGTCTGACGGAATTTCAAAATACAAAGATACAGCATCTGTTGCTTCAATCACTTTTTTACTTATTTTTAGTTTATACTCTGCCACGTCTCTTCCTCATTCACAGCTTAGGCCCATTTAGACGCTTTTACCAAAATTCAGCAAGGTCTATTTGTTTTTTTTGTATTATTCGTGCAGGACCACTCAAAATGGTACTTTCTGTCATGTCATTTACATTTAAAACGCCACCAGGCATACGCACTTCGATAGGGAAAGCAAACCCCATCTGTTCATGGGCGTAATAGGCTGCGGCCATAGCTCCCGTACCACACGCCATGGTCCAATTCTCTACACCTCTTTCAAAGGTCACCGCTCCCACTTTTTGTACACTGGGCGTAGGCCAGACCAGAGTGACATTGGCCCCTTTTTCATTCCACTCTTTGGGAAATCTTAAGTTCTTCGCGAGGTCCTTCCAGCTCTGGCTGTCTTCAAAATGAATTTCACCTTCAGAATAAATTTCAGGATTATCAGGAATGAACACCACCAGATGGGGAACACCTGAATTGTAAAGATAATGCCCTGTGGATGTTTTCCCTAAAGATTCCACTCGACGCAGGCTCACACTCACTTGTTCTTCACTCAAGATGTGCGCCTTGATAGGAATTTCTGAAGCCAAGAAAGCAATCTGTGGTTTCGACTCAATGTGTTTGTAAAACCACCAACTGACCGCCCGCGCCGCATTCCCGCACATCTCGGCAGGACTGCCATCAGAGTTAAAAAACTTCCATGTAAAATCATAGGGGTAAGCCTCATCATTTTTTGCAGTAGCTCGGCCCATTAAATCCATATCTGACGTACTCTCGTTTGAAATTGCCTCTGGCCTTGAAAGAGGTGATCCTACATGCACCTCTTCTGGCAGCAAGAGGATCACGCCATCAACGGGGTGACCCAAGGCCGTGGCACTGAGGTTTTGAATGAACTTTGCAGAAAGAATAAGAGCTTTGTTCTTCTCAAACAGTTCTTTTTCAGATTTAAACGAAAGCAGAGCAAAGGTGTTCTTTGCCCCGTCAATTTCAAAGATTTCCATGGGTTACTTTTACTGCACCTTCGGCTAAACTTCAACCGTAACGGGAGTCTCTTTTGGTGCGTCCTCCTGGTTTTTGTTTATGGCCTGATCCTTAGGTGGCAGTGGTGGAGCCTCCCAGAAGTCCTGATGCTGTAAGGCCATCTCTAGCTTCTGCGTGTTCACTTCCACTTCTTGGCTATAAGAACTTAGGAGTTTCTCGCTGACCTGTCTTTGCTCATCTAACTTAGTTCGTAGCTCTTCATAATGGGCACGAATCGAACCGAAAACATTGGGACTTGCCAGAAGTTCATCCAACTTACTGATCTCAGCATTTAAACTTTTTAAAAACTCGGTCATAGGATTCAAATTAAGAGTCTGACGGATCACTCCCATGCACTCTTCCACTTGCTCGGCAATGAAACCTTTATTGGCATCTAACCAACTTCTGTAATCCACCAATTTACTTTCTCTGGCCATGTATTCTTTTTCACGTTGCAAGTACTCTTTCACCTTCATTGCAACTTCTTTGGCCATAGATTGTGCAGCTCTTGCAGAATGGTTTGCCGTTTCCACATCTGCCTTTAAGATATGATTCTCAGCTAAAATCTTCTTCTTATCTTCGTCAAAATGAGCCACCTTAGCCTGCAAAGCCACAAGCTCTTTTTCTAATTTCCGACTCTTCATCTGTTCAGCAGAAAGTTCTTTTTGCATTTCAGCCAAACTTTGGCTCGCACGACTTCCTACATCTTTAAGGTGTTCCACCTTGGTTTCAAGATGTTCAGCACGTTTTTCAAGAGTTTGTTTTTCTCTCACAGCATCCTTATGCGCAAGCTTTAACTCTTCAAAATTATAGTTTAGTTCCTGCTCTATTTTTTTAAGCTTGGTCACCTGATGGGTAAGGTCTTCTTTTGTGCCCTTAAGCTCAGCAAGTTCAAGAATGTGCTGTTCAATGGTTTGTTTTTGCTCTTGGATCTGCTCGGCATTGTCAGCCAAGGTCTGTTCCACTTCAACCATGTTTTCCTGATAGGACTTCATGGTGGCGGTCTCGTGCTTTAAGTTTTCTTCTAAGAGTACAATCTTATGCTGCTGTGTTTTACGGCTATCACTGAGCTTCTGGACATGCTCTTTTAGTCTCTCAATCAAGGCCAGTGCTTGAGCCTTCTCGTCCACTTCTTTTTGGATCGCCAGTTGGGCGTTGTCTAATTCGGACTTCTGTTGATAGATGGTCTCGGTCAAGGTCTCGTTGGCATTGTTTAAAAATACAATCTGCTTGGTCTTTTCATCAAATTGAATCTCTAAATCCTGAAGGCGTTTCACCACCTCAGTGTACATTCTGATTCTTTCTTGAATCTCTGTGTTTTTCTGAGCCACAGTCTGCATGAGTTGCTCTTCAAGTTCCTGCTTGGCAGCCGTCATGGATTTTAGCTCTTTTTCCAGAGTAAAAACTCTTTGCAGATGACGTTCGATTTCTTTTTTATTCTTAGCCACTTCAGCGTTTAAAGCATCAATCTTTTGAATGAACTTCACTTCGCCCGCAATACGGTCTTTTTGTTTTTCGATGACGGTTTTACACTCTTTTAAAACTCTTTGTAACTCATCGTTTTGAGTCTTAAAGGAAGCCAACTCTCGTCTCTGTTCATCAAAATTTGTAGTTAAAGTTTTATTTTGCTCTCGTAAAACCAAGTGTTTTTGATGAAGCTCTGCACCTTCAGTGGCTTTAGTTTTAAGCTCAGTCCCAAGCTTAACCAAACTTTGCTTTTGCTCTTCGATCAGTCGAAGTTGCTCAGAGTGCTTCTTTTGTAATCCCCTCACCTCATCCACATACGACTGTTTATGGGCGGCGATCTGCTTGATCTCTTCAGATAAGTTTTTAGTTAAGACCGTAAGACGATCGTTTTCAGCCTTGATCTTTTGACTTTGATCTTTCACCGCAAGACCTTCTTGTTCCATCTGCGCTAAAGTCTTTTTAATCTTTTCTTCTTGATGCTTGAGACGGAAGTTTTCTGCTTTGTACTGGTCATTGATCTTTTTAAGTTTTTGAACAATATCGTTTACGGCCTGAGTCTTTTTGGTGTCAGCGCTGCTTTTAGAGTTTAACTCTGTCACTAGTTTTTGAATCTGTTGAGCTTTGCTCTGAAGCTCTTGTTCTTGTTTTCTATAGCTACGGAAAAGACGAGTGTATTCTTCTAACATCTTGGCGTTTTTATTCTGTAAAAGAACGTTCTGTCTTTCTAACTGTGCATTCATGGGTCCTACTCCTACAGATCCTGCGCGCGCGGGAACGCGTTGTGAATTTTGAGAAA
This portion of the Pseudobdellovibrionaceae bacterium genome encodes:
- a CDS encoding ferredoxin--NADP reductase, with protein sequence MAEYKLKISKKVIEATDAVSLYFEIPSDAREKFLKYKAGQFVGIQADINGEKVVRSYSLSSSPEVDDTLSVTLKKVPQGKMSTYLVDQVQEGESLIVTPPVGMFTPGSLDRHHILFAAGSGITPIYSMIRSLLKQGAPRVTLIYSNKDEASVIFKSTLKQLEETCPRFSVKWVFTGQTPDWENVSSGRLGTTILERLYLLWQSPEDPIFYMCGPEGFMEAIEAFLGQKGYDHSQIRKESFVTSASLDLENTDDVIVGKTEGQELGPCEKIEAEIDFTDVEVTPNENETVLEALLREGFDPPYSCLEGTCISCQCTVLEGAIRQPDTGMLMPEDYKDGKTLSCQAIPITKRLKVRYEF
- the dapF gene encoding diaminopimelate epimerase, with the protein product MEIFEIDGAKNTFALLSFKSEKELFEKNKALILSAKFIQNLSATALGHPVDGVILLLPEEVHVGSPLSRPEAISNESTSDMDLMGRATAKNDEAYPYDFTWKFFNSDGSPAEMCGNAARAVSWWFYKHIESKPQIAFLASEIPIKAHILSEEQVSVSLRRVESLGKTSTGHYLYNSGVPHLVVFIPDNPEIYSEGEIHFEDSQSWKDLAKNLRFPKEWNEKGANVTLVWPTPSVQKVGAVTFERGVENWTMACGTGAMAAAYYAHEQMGFAFPIEVRMPGGVLNVNDMTESTILSGPARIIQKKQIDLAEFW